One genomic window of Thermococcus indicus includes the following:
- a CDS encoding TldD/PmbA family protein produces MFDVNGFILKKAKELGFNDIVVLAYETNRRQVRFANNEITVAKNWHERKVELFVELEKRVAGTSITELSEENIERTLKTLLSNMKGMAPKEDYYGIAQGPFEYRDIPETFDKAIVELDEPNEYVESAINAALEEGAKRVAGVLYTDHNKLYLTTSNGVEAFDEGTGIEISVRAFIGDLESGHGTNSVRVLKKFDPESAGRKAGEIAKLAQNPEQGPEGKFDVIFDPLAFANLLSYMSFMTSAYAAEAGFSFLVNKLGQKVANEIVTIKDVGNMPNGYGSRKFDDEGVPTRETTIIENGTFKTFLLNTSMAKKYGTETTANAGLMMPHAWNIVLEPGDYTKEELFSEVKRGIYITNVWYTRFQNYVAGDFSTIPRDGMFLVENGELKPIRNIRVSDNFQRILEGIKALGKESHHVHWWEVSTPVSTPYVLVEDVGITRATK; encoded by the coding sequence ATGTTCGACGTTAATGGGTTCATCCTTAAGAAGGCCAAAGAGCTCGGCTTCAACGATATTGTCGTTTTAGCCTACGAGACCAACCGCAGGCAGGTCCGCTTCGCCAACAACGAGATAACGGTGGCGAAAAACTGGCACGAGAGGAAGGTGGAGCTGTTCGTCGAGCTTGAGAAGCGCGTTGCCGGAACGAGTATCACCGAGCTGAGCGAGGAGAACATCGAGCGGACTCTGAAGACCCTTCTGAGCAACATGAAGGGAATGGCGCCGAAGGAGGACTACTACGGAATAGCCCAAGGGCCGTTCGAGTATAGGGACATTCCCGAGACCTTCGACAAGGCCATAGTCGAACTCGACGAGCCGAACGAGTATGTTGAGAGTGCTATAAATGCGGCGCTTGAGGAAGGGGCCAAGAGAGTTGCCGGCGTTCTCTACACCGACCACAACAAGCTTTACTTAACCACGAGCAACGGGGTTGAAGCTTTTGACGAGGGGACGGGGATAGAGATAAGCGTTAGGGCCTTCATCGGCGACCTTGAGAGCGGACACGGAACGAACTCGGTGAGGGTTCTCAAGAAGTTCGATCCCGAGAGCGCTGGAAGGAAGGCCGGCGAGATTGCAAAGCTCGCCCAGAACCCGGAGCAGGGGCCGGAAGGAAAGTTTGATGTAATCTTCGACCCGCTGGCCTTTGCGAACCTGCTGAGCTACATGAGCTTCATGACATCGGCTTACGCGGCAGAGGCCGGTTTTAGCTTCCTGGTGAACAAGCTGGGTCAGAAAGTAGCCAATGAAATCGTCACGATAAAGGACGTCGGCAACATGCCCAACGGTTACGGCAGCAGAAAGTTCGACGACGAGGGAGTGCCTACGAGGGAAACGACCATCATTGAAAACGGAACCTTCAAGACCTTCCTCCTCAACACGAGCATGGCGAAGAAGTACGGAACCGAAACAACGGCCAACGCTGGCTTAATGATGCCCCACGCGTGGAACATCGTCCTTGAGCCCGGGGACTACACCAAGGAGGAGCTCTTCAGCGAGGTGAAGAGGGGAATCTACATCACCAACGTCTGGTACACGAGATTCCAGAACTACGTCGCCGGCGATTTCTCGACCATTCCGAGGGATGGGATGTTCCTCGTCGAGAACGGCGAGCTTAAGCCGATAAGGAACATCCGCGTCAGCGACAACTTCCAGAGGATCCTTGAGGGGATCAAGGCCCTCGGAAAGGAGAGCCACCACGTCCACTGGTGGGAGGTCAGCACGCCGGTTTCAACGCCGTACGTTCTCGTGGAGGACGTTGGCATAACGAGGGCTACGAAGTGA